One segment of Pyrococcus sp. ST04 DNA contains the following:
- a CDS encoding helix-turn-helix transcriptional regulator, producing MEDLRRQLEELKKRLEVLEESIDPVDEVMLSIKARLKRKLETLPDIDEEKAAKMLKALANPDRIKILKMLSEKPMSFKEIKEALGVESPTVSHHLKLLLRTKMVRKVEKYEITSDGSLFLRLLAIISALEEEEGEENV from the coding sequence CTTAGGAGACAACTTGAAGAGCTCAAGAAAAGACTGGAAGTTTTGGAGGAAAGCATAGATCCCGTTGACGAGGTAATGTTATCCATAAAGGCCAGGCTCAAGAGGAAACTTGAGACTCTCCCAGATATAGATGAAGAAAAAGCTGCAAAAATGTTGAAAGCTCTTGCAAATCCCGACAGAATAAAAATACTCAAGATGCTCTCTGAAAAGCCGATGAGCTTTAAGGAGATAAAAGAGGCTTTAGGAGTTGAAAGTCCGACGGTTTCTCATCACTTAAAGCTCCTTCTCAGGACTAAAATGGTCAGGAAGGTGGAGAAGTATGAGATAACTTCGGATGGAAGTTTATTTTTGAGGCTTCTCGCGATAATATCTGCTCTCGAAGAAGAGGAAGGTGAGGAAAATGTTTGA